One window from the genome of Dermacentor silvarum isolate Dsil-2018 chromosome 7, BIME_Dsil_1.4, whole genome shotgun sequence encodes:
- the LOC119458691 gene encoding facilitated trehalose transporter Tret1: protein MQRALNLPAFYYVAGSSSLASVAMGSVMGYSAPALASMSARGVSMTRSQETWFGSVLAVGALVGSLVSGFLIERFGRVRPIQLSSLGFVAGCLCIALCNASLPWMLAGRALTGFCCGLVSLAVPVFVTEISPPNVRGLLGSGVQLAITVGVLAVFVGGKWLDWLALALLCTVCPVLMAVAMAFAVESPRWLVAHGRRDKALDALRFLYGPKFCAEAECLTIEASLLRQPAAVADLLQRSFSVPLGYTLLLMFFQQFCGINVITFYAVEIFESAGSEISAADCTIMLGVVQVISSLAATLLIDRAGRRCLMFVSSLIVTVSLTVLGVFYYYKDADNGEFRHRYRYVPLASLATYIAAFCLGIGPVPWVVMGEILSPRARGLSTGVSTAFCFFCEFLITKEFQDLVRLFNFCGLFWMFALVTVVQVIFFYVCIPETKGKSLEDISQIFESLPEFSSSATLLHPVPTTPSLCVK from the coding sequence ATGCAGCGTGCGCTCAACCTGCCCGCCTTCTACTACGTGGCCGGTTCATcgtcgctcgcttcggtggccaTGGGCAGCGTCATGGGCTACTCGGCCCCGGCGCTGGCCAGCATGTCGGCCCGCGGCGTCTCCATGACGCGCTCCCAGGAGACCTGGTTCGGCTCGGTGCTCGCCGTGGGCGCCCTCGTGGGCAGCCTGGTGAGCGGCTTCCTCATCGAGCGCTTCGGACGCGTGCGCCCCATCCAGCTGTCGTCTCTGGGGTTCGTGGCCGGGTGCCTCTGCATCGCGCTGTGCAACGCCAGCCTCCCGTGGATGCTCGCGGGCCGCGCGCTCACCGGCTTCTGCTGCGGCCTCGTCTCGCTCGCGGTTCCCGTGTTTGTGACCGAGATCAGCCCGCCGAACGTTCGCGGACTCCTGGGCTCCGGCGTCCAGCTGGCCATCACCGTGGGCGTGCTGGCCGTCTTCGTGGGCGGCAAGTGGCTCGACTGGCTGGCGCTCGCTCTGCTGTGTACTGTGTGCCCGGTGCTCATGGCCGTCGCCATGGCGTTCGCCGTCGAGTCCCCCCGCTGGCTGGTGGCCCACGGCCGGCGCGACAAGGCGCTCGACGCTCTGCGATTCCTGTACGGGCCAAAGTTCTGCGCCGAAGCCGAGTGCCTGACCATCGAGGCCAGCTTGCTGCGGCAGCCGGCGGCCGTCGCAGACCTGTTGCAGCGCAGCTTCTCGGTGCCGCTCGGCTACACGCTGCTGCTCATGTTTTTCCAGCAGTTCTGCGGCATCAACGTGATCACCTTCTACGCGGTCGAGATATTCGAGTCGGCCGGTTCGGAGATCTCGGCCGCCGACTGCACCATTATGCTGGGCGTAGTGCAAGTGATCTCGTCCCTCGCGGCGACCCTGCTCATCGACCGCGCGGGACGCCGCTGCCTCATGTTTGTCTCGTCTCTAATTGTGACGGTCAGCCTGACGGTGTTGGGCGTCTTCTACTACTACAAGGACGCGGACAATGGAGAATTCCGCCATCGCTATCGGTACGTGCCGCTGGCGTCGCTCGCGACGTACATTGCCGCCTTCTGCCTCGGCATCGGCCCGGTGCCCTGGGTCGTTATGGGCGAGATTCTGTCACCCAGAGCCCGCGGTCTCTCTACGGGCGTCAGCACCGCCTTCTGCTTCTTCTGCGAGTTCCTTATCACCAAGGAGTTCCAGGATCTCGTCCGGCTATTCAACTTCTGCGGTCTCTTCTGGATGTTCGCGTTGGTCACTGTCGTGCAAGTCATCTTCTTCTACGTGTGCATTCCAGAGACGAAAGGGAAGTCTCTCGAAGACATCAGTCAGATATTCGAGAGCCTTCCGGAGTTCAGTTCCAGTGCCACTCTCTTGCATCCAGTTCCCACTACGCCTTCTTTGTGTGTCAAATAA
- the LOC119458688 gene encoding facilitated trehalose transporter Tret1, with product MQRALNLPAFYYVAGSSSLASVAMGSVMGYSAPALASMSAHGVSMTRSQETWFGSVLAVGALVGSLVSGFLIERFGRVRPIQLSSLGFVAGCLCIALCNASLPWMFAGRALTGFCCGLVSLAVPVFVTEISPPNVRGLLGSGVQLAITVGVLAVFVGGKWLDWLALALLCTVCPVLMAVAMAFAVESPRWLVAHGRRDKALDALRFLYGPKFCAEAECLTIEASLLRHPAAVADLLQRSFSVPLGYTLLLMFFQQFCGINVITFYAVEIFESAGSEISAADCTIMLGVVQVISSLAATLLIDRAGRRCLMFVSSLFVTVSLTVLGVFYYYKDADNGEFRHRYRYVPLASLATYIAAFCLGIGPVPWVVMGEILSPRARGLSTGVSTAFCFFCEFLITKEFQDLVRLFNFCGLFWMFALVTVVQVIFFYVCIPETKGKSLEDISEFSRTNG from the exons ATGCAGCGTGCGCTCAACCTGCCCGCCTTCTACTACGTGGCCGGTTCATcgtcgctcgcttcggtggccaTGGGCAGCGTCATGGGCTACTCGGCCCCGGCGCTGGCCAGCATGTCGGCCCACGGCGTCTCCATGACGCGCTCCCAGGAGACCTGGTTCGGCTCGGTGCTCGCCGTGGGCGCCCTCGTGGGCAGCCTGGTGAGCGGCTTCCTCATCGAGCGCTTCGGACGCGTGCGCCCCATCCAGCTGTCGTCTCTGGGGTTCGTGGCCGGGTGCCTCTGCATCGCGCTGTGCAACGCCAGCCTCCCGTGGATGTTCGCGGGCCGCGCGCTCACCGGCTTCTGCTGCGGCCTCGTCTCGCTCGCGGTTCCCGTGTTTGTGACCGAGATCAGCCCGCCGAACGTTCGCGGACTCCTGGGCTCCGGCGTCCAGCTGGCCATCACCGTGGGCGTGCTGGCCGTCTTCGTGGGCGGCAAGTGGCTCGACTGGCTGGCGCTCGCTCTGCTGTGTACTGTGTGCCCGGTGCTCATGGCCGTCGCCATGGCGTTCGCCGTCGAGTCCCCCCGCTGGCTGGTGGCCCACGGCCGGCGCGACAAGGCGCTCGACGCTCTGCGATTCCTGTACGGGCCAAAGTTCTGCGCCGAAGCCGAGTGTCTCACCATCGAGGCCAGCTTGCTGCGGCATCCGGCGGCCGTCGCAGACCTGTTGCAGCGCAGCTTCTCGGTGCCGCTCGGCTACACGCTGCTGCTCATGTTTTTCCAGCAGTTCTGCGGCATCAACGTGATCACCTTCTACGCGGTCGAGATATTCGAGTCGGCCGGTTCGGAGATCTCGGCCGCCGACTGCACTATTATGCTGGGCGTAGTGCAAGTGATCTCGTCCCTCGCGGCGACCCTGCTCATCGACCGCGCGGGACGCCGCTGCCTCATGTTTGTCTCGTCTCTATTTGTGACCGTCAGCCTGACGGTGTTGGGCGTCTTCTATTACTACAAGGACGCGGACAATGGAGAATTCCGCCATCGCTATCGGTACGTGCCGTTGGCGTCGCTCGCGACGTACATTGCCGCCTTCTGCCTCGGCATCGGCCCGGTGCCCTGGGTCGTTATGGGCGAGATTCTGTCACCCAGAGCCCGCGGTCTCTCTACGGGCGTCAGCACCGCCTTCTGCTTCTTCTGCGAGTTCCTTATCACCAAGGAGTTCCAGGATCTCGTCCGTCTATTCAACTTCTGCGGTCTCTTCTGGATGTTCGCGTTGGTCACTGTTGTGCAAGTCATCTTCTTCTACGTGTGCATTCCAGAGACGAAAGGGAAGTCTCTCGAAGACATCA GCGAGTTCAGCCGAACGAATGGCTGA